A window of the Henckelia pumila isolate YLH828 chromosome 3, ASM3356847v2, whole genome shotgun sequence genome harbors these coding sequences:
- the LOC140891722 gene encoding nascent polypeptide-associated complex subunit beta-like: protein MNVDKLKKMAGSVRTGGKGTVRRKKKAVHKTSTTDDKRLQSTLKRIGVNAIPGIEEVNIFKEDVVIQFTNPKVQASIAANTWVVSGSPQTKKLQDILPQIIHQLGPDNLENLKKLAEQFQKQEPTASGASGVPDDDDDDVPDLVAGQTFEAAAEEGGAHTS from the exons ATGAATGTGGACAAGCTAAAAAAGATGGCTGGTTCAGTCCGTACGGGTGGGAAAGGCACTGTGAGAAG AAAGAAGAAGGCTGTTCACAAGACTAGCACGACTGATGACAAAAGACTTCAAAGCACCTTGAAAAGAATAGGAGTAAACGCGATACCTGGCATTGAGgaagtgaatatttttaaggagGATGTGGTCATCCAGTTCACTAATCCGAAAG TTCAAGCATCTATTGCGGCCAACACTTGGGTTGTTAGTGGTTCTCCTCAGACGAAGA AGTTGCAGGACATTCTTCCTCAGATTATTCACCAATTGG GTCCAGATAACTTGGAGAATTTGAAGAAATTGGCAGAGCAGTTCCAGAAACAGGAACCGACTGCCAGTGGTGCCTCTGGGGTTCCagacgatgatgatgacgacGTGCCAGATCTTGTAGCTGGACAGACATTTGAAGCTGCTGCGGAAGAAGGCGGCGCCCACACTTCTTGA